In a genomic window of Candidatus Gorgyraea atricola:
- the leuC gene encoding 3-isopropylmalate dehydratase large subunit, producing the protein MSYTITEKILLKHTDKKSIVPGDFIYAEIDMALGNDITAPIAIKEFESAGARKVFNRKKIALVPDHFTPAKDKKSADQAKILKEFARKHNIENYFEIGRMGVEHVLLPEQGLVGPGQLIIGADSHTCTYGALGAFSTGVGSTDLAAGFITGRVWLKVPESMKFIYYGKPGKWTGGKDFILHTIGDIGVDGALYRAMEFTGEAIRRLPMDDRFAMCNMAIEAGGKSGIIEADDATIKYCLASGTRDPIRKSKISYGAGMGQGTRSDKDARYCETREYDVSKIEPQVSAPHLPSNAGAVSKFKKINIDQSVIGSCTNGRISDLRIAAKILKGKKVDSGVRLIIIPATQKIYVQAMEEGLADIFIDSGGVFSTPSCGPCLGGHLGILAKGERAIATTNRNFRGRMGHPESEVYLSNPAVAAASAIKGRIAHPDEI; encoded by the coding sequence ATGTCATATACAATTACTGAAAAAATATTACTGAAGCATACTGACAAGAAATCTATCGTGCCTGGGGATTTTATCTACGCAGAGATTGATATGGCGCTTGGGAATGATATTACCGCGCCTATTGCCATAAAGGAATTCGAGTCTGCCGGAGCCAGGAAAGTTTTTAACAGAAAAAAGATCGCGCTTGTACCTGATCACTTTACGCCTGCCAAGGATAAGAAGAGCGCGGACCAGGCAAAGATCCTTAAGGAATTTGCCAGAAAGCATAATATAGAGAACTATTTTGAAATAGGCCGCATGGGTGTGGAGCACGTGCTTTTGCCAGAGCAGGGACTTGTCGGGCCGGGCCAACTCATTATAGGTGCTGATTCTCATACCTGTACGTATGGAGCACTTGGCGCATTCTCAACAGGTGTTGGCTCTACGGATCTTGCAGCAGGTTTCATAACAGGACGCGTATGGTTAAAGGTGCCTGAGAGCATGAAATTTATTTATTATGGCAAGCCTGGAAAATGGACAGGCGGCAAGGATTTTATTTTACACACTATTGGAGATATTGGCGTAGATGGCGCATTGTACAGGGCCATGGAATTTACAGGCGAGGCCATACGAAGGCTACCAATGGATGATAGATTTGCGATGTGTAACATGGCGATCGAGGCTGGTGGGAAGTCTGGGATTATTGAGGCGGATGATGCGACTATTAAATATTGCCTAGCGTCAGGGACAAGGGACCCCATACGAAAATCAAAGATTTCGTACGGGGCAGGCATGGGACAAGGGACAAGGAGTGATAAAGACGCCAGGTATTGTGAGACGCGGGAATATGATGTTAGTAAGATCGAGCCGCAGGTTTCTGCGCCGCATTTGCCTAGCAATGCCGGGGCTGTGAGCAAGTTTAAGAAAATAAATATAGATCAGTCAGTGATCGGCTCATGCACAAATGGCAGGATAAGTGATCTGAGGATAGCTGCAAAGATCTTGAAAGGCAAAAAGGTTGATTCAGGAGTCAGGCTGATAATCATACCGGCTACACAAAAGATATATGTACAGGCAATGGAAGAAGGCCTTGCAGATATCTTTATTGATTCAGGCGGTGTTTTTTCAACGCCCAGCTGTGGGCCATGTCTTGGCGGACACTTGGGTATTTTAGCAAAAGGCGAACGCGCAATCGCCACCACGAACAGAAACTTCCGCGGCAGAATGGGGCATCCTGAGAGCGAAGTCTATCTCTCGAACCCAGCTGTAGCTGCGGCCAGCGCAATAAAAGGAAGGATAGCTCATCCTGATGAAATTTAA
- a CDS encoding 3-isopropylmalate dehydrogenase, translating to MDPPSPRLRRTGKKEGFQVHKIAVLPGDGTGPEVIREGLKVLKAVAEKTGFKYETVEYDLGGDRYLKTKELVPDSVLKELSKVDGIYLGAIGHPGVKPGILEQGILLKLRFHFDQYINLRPVKLYPGVWTPVKDKGPEDIDFVVVRENTEGLYKGLGEFKNKGTKDEVALQISHNTRKGVERCLRFAFEYAKKRNKRKQLTLCGKTNVLTYAWDLWQRTFDDVAKEYKDVKTDYTHVDATCMWMIKNPEWFDVIVTDNMFGDIITDLGAMIQGGMGIAAGGNINPEGISMFEPIGGSAPKYTGKNVINPLAAICAGGMMLEYLGEEKAAAMIEKSVMKVTGEKLKSLSAGKMGYSTSEVGDLVVQNL from the coding sequence ATGGATCCGCCTTCGCCAAGGCTTCGGCGGACAGGTAAAAAGGAGGGGTTCCAAGTGCATAAAATAGCAGTTCTCCCAGGAGATGGAACAGGGCCAGAGGTTATCAGAGAAGGATTAAAGGTTTTGAAGGCAGTAGCTGAGAAAACAGGTTTTAAATACGAGACCGTAGAATATGATCTGGGCGGAGACAGGTACTTAAAGACCAAAGAGCTCGTGCCTGATTCTGTTTTAAAGGAGCTTTCTAAGGTAGACGGCATATATCTCGGCGCAATAGGCCATCCTGGGGTAAAGCCAGGTATCCTGGAACAGGGAATTCTTTTAAAACTCAGGTTTCATTTTGACCAATATATAAACTTAAGGCCAGTAAAACTCTATCCAGGTGTGTGGACGCCTGTGAAAGACAAAGGCCCTGAGGATATAGACTTTGTAGTGGTAAGAGAAAATACAGAAGGGCTATATAAGGGGCTCGGCGAATTCAAGAATAAAGGCACAAAGGATGAAGTCGCGCTCCAGATATCTCATAATACAAGAAAAGGTGTTGAGCGCTGTCTCAGATTTGCGTTTGAATATGCGAAAAAGAGAAATAAGAGGAAGCAGCTTACACTTTGCGGTAAGACAAATGTTTTAACATATGCATGGGATCTGTGGCAGAGGACGTTTGATGACGTAGCAAAGGAATATAAGGATGTAAAGACAGACTATACGCATGTAGACGCAACATGCATGTGGATGATAAAAAACCCCGAGTGGTTTGATGTTATTGTGACAGATAATATGTTCGGCGACATTATTACTGACTTGGGCGCAATGATCCAGGGCGGCATGGGTATTGCTGCAGGTGGGAATATAAATCCGGAGGGCATCTCCATGTTCGAACCAATAGGCGGCTCAGCGCCAAAATACACTGGCAAGAACGTGATCAATCCGCTCGCAGCTATCTGCGCAGGTGGCATGATGCTCGAGTATCTGGGCGAAGAAAAAGCAGCAGCCATGATCGAGAAATCAGTAATGAAAGTAACAGGAGAAAAGCTAAAAAGCCTTTCAGCGGGAAAGATGGGATACTCGACTAGCGAAGTAGGCGACCTAGTCGTTCAAAACCTATAG
- a CDS encoding ATP-binding cassette domain-containing protein encodes MELIKVSNLKKVFPKHKVAAVDGVDFSVFKGEILGLVGESGCGKSTLGRSILRLTDAQEGRVLYENEDLLKVSKSQMRGMRKNLQMIFQDPYTSLDPRMRTGETLEEVLMIHENFSRKKRKARVIEILEMVGLGETYLKRLPSELSGGERQRVGIGRALATDPEFIICDEPVSSLDISIQAQILNLLMDLQKTKNLTYLFISHDLGVIASICDRVMVMQSGRFVETGLCEEIFRDPKHEYTKKLLHSSSLHFE; translated from the coding sequence ATGGAGCTAATAAAGGTAAGTAATCTAAAAAAAGTCTTTCCAAAACACAAGGTCGCTGCTGTTGATGGCGTGGATTTTTCTGTGTTTAAAGGTGAGATACTGGGCTTGGTGGGTGAGTCAGGTTGTGGCAAGAGCACACTCGGCCGGTCGATCCTGCGGCTTACAGATGCACAGGAAGGAAGAGTTCTCTATGAAAATGAGGACTTATTAAAGGTATCTAAGTCGCAAATGAGAGGGATGCGAAAGAATCTGCAGATGATATTCCAGGATCCATACACGTCTTTAGATCCACGCATGAGGACAGGAGAGACTCTGGAAGAGGTTCTTATGATTCACGAGAATTTTTCCAGAAAAAAGAGAAAGGCTCGTGTGATAGAGATTTTGGAAATGGTAGGACTTGGCGAAACCTATCTAAAGCGCCTCCCGTCTGAACTTTCTGGCGGAGAGCGCCAGAGGGTCGGCATTGGTAGGGCCCTGGCAACTGACCCTGAGTTCATCATATGCGATGAACCTGTGTCGAGCCTTGATATCTCTATCCAGGCGCAAATCTTGAATCTTTTAATGGATCTTCAAAAGACAAAAAATCTTACATATCTATTTATAAGTCACGATTTAGGAGTAATAGCGTCTATCTGTGACAGGGTTATGGTGATGCAATCAGGAAGATTTGTGGAAACAGGTCTATGCGAGGAGATTTTTAGGGATCCAAAGCACGAATATACCAAGAAATTATTGCATTCTAGTAGTTTGCATTTTGAATAG
- a CDS encoding N-acetyltransferase, which yields MIRKAVINDVKEIQELINFYAKKDKMLPRSVNELYENLRDFFVYEKNGKVAGCVALHISWEDLAEIKSLAVVESKQKQKIGTALVDAGLEDAKKLKVKRVFALTYVPKFFEKLGFKKVEHSELPHKIWSECIRCVKFPDCEETALVKDI from the coding sequence ATGATAAGAAAAGCTGTCATAAATGACGTAAAAGAGATACAGGAGCTTATAAACTTCTACGCAAAAAAGGACAAGATGCTCCCGCGTTCTGTAAATGAGCTCTATGAGAATCTCAGGGATTTTTTTGTATACGAGAAGAATGGAAAGGTCGCAGGCTGCGTGGCGCTTCATATCAGCTGGGAAGACCTTGCTGAAATAAAATCCCTTGCTGTAGTAGAGTCAAAGCAGAAACAGAAAATAGGCACAGCCCTGGTTGATGCGGGCCTTGAAGATGCTAAAAAATTAAAGGTAAAGCGCGTATTCGCACTTACGTATGTACCTAAATTTTTTGAGAAACTTGGGTTTAAGAAGGTAGAGCATTCAGAATTGCCACATAAGATCTGGTCAGAGTGCATCAGGTGCGTGAAATTTCCAGATTGCGAAGAGACGGCGTTGGTAAAAGATATTTAA
- a CDS encoding alpha/beta hydrolase — protein sequence MMKNIIYIIIAVVFIFGYIRYFEYKSLYFPMKEIEITPSAVGLSYEDVYFQAEDGVKINAWFIPAKDSRFTLLFSHGNGGNISHRVEKILFLNGLGLDVFIFDYRGYGKSSGRPSEKGFYKDMDAAYDCLVTKRKISPERIIPYGESLGGPVALELARKKEVRAVITESTFSSTMDMAKALYPIFPSFLMAERFDSLAKIKDVKVPKLIIHSKNDDIVPFSLSLKLFNSAPDPKTHLILIGSHNSAYVDSKDVYLSGISEFLRGL from the coding sequence ATGATGAAAAACATTATCTATATAATAATCGCTGTAGTCTTTATATTTGGATATATACGCTATTTTGAATATAAGTCGCTTTATTTTCCAATGAAGGAGATAGAGATCACGCCAAGCGCTGTGGGGCTTAGCTATGAGGATGTGTATTTCCAGGCTGAGGATGGTGTTAAGATTAATGCATGGTTTATACCAGCAAAGGATTCGAGGTTTACTCTGCTATTTTCGCATGGCAATGGCGGCAATATAAGCCACAGGGTAGAGAAGATTTTATTTTTAAATGGGTTGGGCCTGGATGTCTTTATCTTTGACTATCGTGGATATGGGAAAAGTTCTGGCAGGCCATCTGAAAAGGGATTTTATAAGGATATGGATGCAGCGTATGATTGTCTGGTGACTAAGAGAAAAATTTCACCGGAACGTATCATACCTTATGGTGAGTCTTTAGGCGGCCCAGTAGCGCTTGAACTTGCTCGAAAGAAAGAGGTAAGGGCCGTGATTACAGAATCCACGTTTAGCTCTACTATGGATATGGCAAAGGCGCTTTATCCAATATTCCCAAGTTTTCTCATGGCAGAAAGATTCGATTCGCTAGCTAAGATCAAAGACGTAAAAGTACCCAAACTCATTATCCACAGCAAAAACGACGACATCGTACCATTTAGCCTCTCTCTAAAACTCTTTAACTCCGCCCCAGACCCCAAAACCCACCTAATCCTAATAGGCAGCCATAACAGCGCTTACGTGGATTCAAAAGACGTATACCTATCAGGAATTAGTGAATTTTTGAGAGGCTTATGA
- the glgC gene encoding glucose-1-phosphate adenylyltransferase, whose amino-acid sequence MEKVLTFIMAGGKGERLSPLTEERTKPAVPFGGVYRIIDFTLSNCVNSGLRRIHVLTQYKSYSLTRHISGGWNVLNGELGEYIDIIPAQQRLDESWYQGTADSLYQNIYAIEDEKPDRVLILAGDHVYKMDYKDMLDFHAAKGADVTLGVVQVPAETAAKLGVCEINSESRLVKLTEKPGPEAAKFKGSKDLFVSMGIYVFNRLVLENVLCEDAKNKKSSHDFAKDIIPIMLKKYKIYTYNFAHKEENEPKYWRDVGDIDAYYEANMELVKILPRFNLYDKDWPFRTYQKQFGPSKTVFAQGNEKRIGMALNSLVCNGCVISGGKVNSSILSPNVRINSFSEVVDSILMEGVEIGRHAKVKRTIIDKYVKIPQKMEIGFDLEKDKKRFTVTDSGIVVIPKGTVL is encoded by the coding sequence TTGGAAAAGGTTCTTACATTTATAATGGCTGGTGGAAAAGGCGAGAGGCTTTCTCCTCTTACAGAAGAGAGGACCAAGCCAGCAGTGCCTTTCGGAGGGGTATATAGGATCATAGATTTTACGCTTTCTAACTGCGTAAACTCTGGATTGCGTAGGATCCATGTGCTTACACAATACAAGTCCTATTCGCTTACAAGACATATCTCTGGAGGATGGAATGTCTTGAATGGCGAGCTGGGAGAATATATAGATATCATACCTGCTCAGCAGCGCCTTGATGAGAGCTGGTATCAGGGTACAGCTGATTCTCTTTACCAAAACATCTATGCCATCGAGGATGAGAAGCCGGATCGCGTTTTAATACTCGCTGGAGACCATGTCTATAAGATGGATTATAAAGACATGCTGGATTTTCATGCGGCCAAAGGCGCGGATGTTACTTTGGGTGTTGTGCAGGTGCCTGCTGAGACGGCGGCCAAGCTTGGTGTGTGCGAGATCAATAGCGAATCGAGGCTGGTAAAATTGACAGAAAAACCCGGCCCTGAGGCAGCTAAATTTAAGGGTTCAAAGGATCTATTTGTGTCAATGGGCATATATGTCTTTAACAGGCTGGTCCTGGAGAATGTTTTATGCGAGGACGCAAAGAATAAAAAATCCTCGCATGATTTTGCCAAAGACATTATACCTATTATGCTCAAGAAATATAAGATCTACACTTATAATTTCGCGCATAAAGAAGAAAATGAACCAAAATACTGGCGCGATGTCGGAGACATAGATGCATATTACGAGGCCAATATGGAGCTCGTGAAGATCCTGCCGCGTTTTAATCTTTATGACAAGGATTGGCCGTTCAGGACTTACCAGAAACAGTTCGGCCCGTCCAAAACTGTGTTTGCGCAAGGTAATGAAAAAAGGATAGGCATGGCATTGAATTCACTAGTCTGCAATGGTTGCGTAATAAGCGGCGGTAAGGTCAATTCGAGTATTCTTTCACCTAATGTCAGGATAAACAGTTTTTCAGAAGTGGTGGATTCTATTCTTATGGAAGGTGTGGAGATAGGTAGGCATGCTAAAGTCAAGCGGACGATCATTGATAAATATGTTAAGATCCCGCAGAAGATGGAAATAGGTTTTGACCTGGAAAAAGATAAGAAGAGATTTACTGTTACGGATTCAGGCATAGTCGTCATACCAAAAGGTACGGTATTGTGA
- a CDS encoding aspartate-semialdehyde dehydrogenase: MSKKYNVAIVGATGVVGSEFIKVLEERRFPVKEIRLLASGRSKGKMLKFYGKDYEVQELTRDSFKGIEVALFSAGGGISKEFAPIAAKAGAIVVDNSSAWRMDPEVPLVVPEVNPGAIKRHKGIIANPNCSTIQMVVVLKPIHDAAKIKRVVVSSYQSVSGWGKEAVDQLDAEIESYVSNKQQATSNRGSKIKRVLPAQIAFNVIPHIDVFLPNRYTKEEMKMVNETQKIMEDTSIKVTATCVRVPVVISHAEAVNVETEKKLSADEATEILKKAPGVEVIDDISKEKYPLPIDAAGKDPSYVGRIREDESIKNGLNLWIVSDNLRKGAALNAVQIAELLIA; encoded by the coding sequence ATGTCTAAAAAATATAATGTTGCAATAGTCGGAGCTACTGGGGTAGTGGGTAGCGAGTTTATAAAGGTATTGGAAGAGAGACGGTTTCCTGTTAAGGAGATTCGTTTGCTGGCATCTGGCCGCTCAAAAGGCAAGATGCTAAAGTTTTATGGAAAGGATTATGAGGTACAGGAGCTTACCAGGGATTCCTTTAAAGGCATTGAGGTCGCACTGTTTTCAGCAGGAGGAGGCATAAGTAAGGAATTTGCGCCTATTGCTGCAAAAGCAGGAGCGATTGTAGTAGATAATTCCAGTGCATGGAGAATGGATCCGGAGGTGCCACTAGTAGTTCCTGAGGTAAATCCTGGCGCAATAAAGAGACACAAGGGTATTATTGCAAATCCAAATTGCTCGACTATACAGATGGTAGTTGTCTTAAAGCCGATTCACGACGCTGCAAAGATAAAACGCGTAGTTGTATCCAGCTACCAGTCTGTATCTGGATGGGGCAAAGAGGCGGTAGATCAGCTTGATGCGGAGATAGAATCATACGTTAGCAACAAGCAACAAGCAACAAGCAACAGGGGGAGTAAAATAAAGCGAGTGTTGCCGGCGCAGATCGCGTTTAATGTGATTCCGCATATAGATGTATTCTTGCCAAATAGATACACCAAAGAAGAGATGAAGATGGTAAATGAGACTCAGAAGATCATGGAAGATACCAGCATCAAAGTCACTGCGACCTGCGTACGAGTGCCAGTAGTGATCTCACATGCAGAGGCAGTCAATGTTGAGACTGAGAAAAAATTAAGCGCGGACGAGGCTACCGAGATCCTGAAAAAGGCACCTGGCGTTGAGGTAATAGACGATATATCAAAAGAAAAATACCCCCTTCCTATAGATGCCGCAGGAAAAGATCCAAGTTATGTTGGCAGGATTCGCGAAGATGAATCCATAAAGAACGGTCTTAATCTCTGGATTGTCAGCGACAATCTGCGCAAGGGCGCAGCGCTAAACGCAGTCCAAATCGCCGAGCTCTTGATAGCTTGA
- the truA gene encoding tRNA pseudouridine(38-40) synthase TruA, with amino-acid sequence MVRNIRLIIEYDGTRFCGWQAQRKRKRKTVQEEIEKAGKRLFGKKISLIGSGRTDSGVHAQAQIANFRIDSNLPLRNIKKGLNSHLPKDIAILLAEEVKPNFHARFNAKEKLYKYTIINRKVRSPLLNRHAALVFYNLDLKAMRKGAGYLIGKKNFKSFQTSDKKEKDPVRKITRLSITGKLPLIEIYIQANGFLYNMVRNIVGTLIDVGRGRTKPEAVKEILKKRHRVSAGQTAPAKGLCLVEVFY; translated from the coding sequence ATGGTACGCAATATCCGACTCATAATCGAATACGACGGCACAAGGTTTTGTGGCTGGCAGGCGCAGCGCAAGCGCAAGAGAAAGACAGTGCAGGAAGAGATCGAAAAGGCAGGGAAAAGACTTTTCGGAAAAAAGATTAGTTTAATAGGCTCTGGACGTACAGATTCTGGCGTGCATGCACAAGCCCAGATAGCAAATTTCAGGATAGATTCAAACCTACCTCTGCGTAATATCAAAAAAGGTCTAAATAGCCATCTCCCTAAAGACATCGCGATCCTTTTAGCTGAAGAAGTAAAGCCAAATTTCCACGCTAGGTTCAATGCAAAAGAAAAACTTTACAAATATACAATCATAAATAGAAAAGTCCGCTCGCCTTTATTGAATAGACATGCAGCATTAGTTTTTTATAATCTGGATCTAAAAGCAATGCGAAAGGGCGCTGGCTATTTAATCGGCAAGAAAAACTTTAAATCATTCCAGACATCTGACAAAAAAGAAAAAGATCCTGTAAGAAAAATTACAAGACTCAGCATCACAGGCAAGCTGCCTTTAATAGAGATATATATCCAGGCAAACGGGTTTCTCTATAATATGGTCCGTAATATTGTGGGCACATTGATAGATGTGGGTAGAGGCAGGACAAAACCAGAGGCAGTTAAGGAGATTTTGAAAAAGCGGCATCGCGTATCAGCTGGCCAAACTGCCCCTGCAAAGGGGCTGTGTTTAGTTGAGGTGTTTTACTAA
- a CDS encoding DUF3786 domain-containing protein, protein MGYKVALEKSWEVLQESGKKSVRFLNDEYEVDFSKKSVLSLSSHVEAKEYYKILILHYLANEHKVSNIENDKWISFKELEGGKEYFSAFRNRAIEPILRKYGDSSKDVSIQIFPKINVQVKVWAKDEEFDADCNMLFNESIKEILPTEDVAVLGGIVASQI, encoded by the coding sequence ATGGGCTACAAAGTCGCTTTAGAAAAATCATGGGAAGTGCTTCAGGAATCTGGGAAGAAAAGTGTAAGATTCCTAAACGACGAGTACGAAGTGGACTTTTCTAAAAAATCAGTCCTTTCATTGTCCTCTCATGTTGAGGCAAAGGAATATTATAAGATTTTAATCCTTCATTACCTTGCAAATGAACACAAGGTTTCAAATATTGAGAATGATAAGTGGATTTCTTTCAAAGAATTAGAAGGCGGCAAGGAGTATTTTTCAGCATTTCGTAACAGGGCGATAGAACCTATCCTGAGAAAATATGGAGATAGTTCTAAAGATGTATCTATCCAGATTTTTCCTAAGATAAATGTCCAGGTTAAGGTCTGGGCAAAGGACGAGGAGTTTGACGCAGATTGTAATATGCTATTTAACGAGAGCATTAAAGAGATCCTTCCAACAGAAGACGTAGCTGTTCTTGGCGGTATAGTAGCTTCGCAAATATGA
- a CDS encoding 3-isopropylmalate dehydratase small subunit: MKFKGKVWKFDNDVNTDEIIPARFLNTQDPKELGEHCMEDIDAGFSKKVSKGDIIVAGKNFGCGSSREHAQISIKGAGVSCVIAESFARIFYRNAINVGLPIIEIKDTADIKEGDYLEVDLDKGTVLNLTEDKQYETQPLSGFIQEIISSGGLLKWIRLRQGFGGQVKRRGSKCIK; the protein is encoded by the coding sequence ATGAAATTTAAAGGTAAGGTCTGGAAATTCGACAACGATGTAAATACAGATGAGATCATACCCGCTCGTTTTCTCAACACGCAGGACCCTAAAGAGCTTGGAGAACATTGTATGGAAGACATTGATGCGGGTTTTTCCAAAAAGGTCTCTAAGGGCGATATAATCGTAGCAGGCAAAAACTTTGGTTGTGGTTCTTCAAGAGAGCACGCGCAGATCTCTATAAAAGGCGCAGGCGTATCATGTGTGATAGCAGAGAGTTTTGCCAGGATCTTTTACAGAAACGCGATCAATGTGGGACTTCCGATAATTGAAATAAAAGATACAGCAGATATAAAAGAAGGAGACTACCTGGAGGTAGACTTAGATAAAGGCACAGTTTTAAATCTAACAGAAGACAAGCAATATGAAACTCAACCGCTTTCCGGATTTATACAGGAAATAATTTCATCAGGCGGGCTTCTAAAATGGATCCGCCTTCGCCAAGGCTTCGGCGGACAGGTAAAAAGGAGGGGTTCCAAGTGCATAAAATAG
- a CDS encoding ABC transporter ATP-binding protein: MFLRIEGLRVEYSGVEVVRGLDLDIPKGECVGLVGESGCGKTTVGLAITRLIPIQKGRILLEDRDVMTLNPEELRKIRGKKISYVFQDPFSSLNPVFTVYDQLKECLSDAGRIPEILESVGLGKIIGKKIYPHELSGGMQQRVMIAMAIASKPDLLILDEPTTALDVTIQNQILDLIMGLKKRMGLSILFISHDLKTVFRLADRVAVMYAGRVAEQGPRDKIVSSPSHPYTMGLIDSIPSLEHRKKKFNVIEGRTPLFSDLPQGCKFYPRCKFKVDKCAREEPQLESISEQHFSRCIRSKELLLDGANKGK; encoded by the coding sequence ATGTTTTTACGGATAGAGGGTTTGAGGGTTGAATATAGTGGGGTAGAGGTTGTGCGAGGACTTGACTTGGATATCCCGAAGGGGGAGTGCGTGGGTCTTGTGGGCGAGTCAGGGTGCGGCAAGACTACTGTTGGACTTGCTATAACTCGGCTGATACCTATTCAGAAAGGCAGGATCTTATTGGAAGACAGAGATGTCATGACTCTAAATCCTGAGGAATTGAGAAAGATCAGAGGCAAGAAGATCTCATATGTATTTCAGGATCCGTTTAGTTCACTCAATCCTGTTTTTACTGTTTATGATCAATTAAAGGAATGCCTGTCTGATGCAGGAAGGATTCCCGAGATTTTAGAAAGTGTCGGACTTGGTAAAATAATCGGCAAAAAGATCTATCCTCATGAACTCTCAGGCGGCATGCAGCAGCGTGTAATGATAGCCATGGCCATTGCGTCAAAGCCGGACCTACTCATCCTGGATGAACCTACAACAGCCCTGGATGTAACTATCCAAAATCAGATACTAGATCTTATAATGGGGCTGAAGAAAAGGATGGGACTTTCTATTTTATTTATTTCGCATGATTTAAAGACAGTCTTCAGGCTTGCTGATAGAGTAGCTGTAATGTATGCAGGTAGAGTTGCGGAACAAGGGCCGAGGGATAAAATAGTTTCATCGCCCAGTCACCCATATACAATGGGTTTAATAGATTCGATCCCGTCTCTTGAGCACAGAAAGAAGAAATTTAATGTGATCGAGGGTAGGACACCTTTATTTTCTGATTTACCACAGGGGTGCAAGTTTTATCCTCGGTGTAAATTTAAAGTAGACAAGTGCGCAAGAGAAGAGCCGCAGCTGGAAAGTATTTCTGAGCAGCATTTCTCGCGCTGTATCAGATCAAAGGAGCTTTTACTGGATGGAGCTAATAAAGGTAAGTAA